In a single window of the Drosophila subpulchrella strain 33 F10 #4 breed RU33 chromosome X, RU_Dsub_v1.1 Primary Assembly, whole genome shotgun sequence genome:
- the LOC119557931 gene encoding uncharacterized protein LOC119557931, with protein MRALNVRRLLYPFVKRTFLAQFMKYYNGNGNIIKQVARNFSIQLRGSAFWDLDTVHPMLAGLCIFILVEHKGTDLERKLRTKLMNRFLNVIECVHPMTVHILVEKLLTDLEESDACQEQNLFILASVLSKCSWRGRPLAVCLLWEILSRRMPALEVTMHRYRELEELVKAVDKLPTRERINWGEDILDEAKQEKLDGLSTLVESVELLIRLIMCDNKELLEAGYPEHFFQISQSNAISLKSWFLEVTEQMPLGYCENSEKLTTIIDNMMSII; from the exons ATGAGGGCTCTAAATGTTCGACGTCTACTTTACCCCTTTGTGAAACGCACTTTCCTCGCGCAATTCATGAAGTATTACAATGGTAATGGGAATATAATCAAG CAGGTAGCTCGTAATTTTAGTATTCAACTCCGGGGATCCGCCTTTTGGGATCTCGACACCGTGCATCCGATGTTGGCCGGACTCTGCATCTTCATCTTGGTGGAACACAAAGGGACAGACCTCGAGCGAAAGCTTCGCACCAAACTAATGAATCGATTTCTGAATGTCATCGAATGTGTGCATCCCATGACT GTGCACATTCTGGTGGAGAAGCTGCTGACTGACCTGGAGGAATCGGATGCCTGCCAGGAGCAGAACCTCTTCATATTGGCCTCCGTGCTCTCGAAGTGCTCTTGGCGAGGTCGTCCTCTGGCCGTCTGCCTGCTGTGGGAGATTCTGAGTCGCAGAATGCCTGCTCTGGAGGTCACCATGCATCGCTACCGCGAGCTTGAGGAGCTGGTAAAAGCTGTGGATAAACTACCGACACGCGAGCGGATCAATTGGGGCGAGGATATTTTGGACGAAGCTAAGCAAGAGAAGTTGGATGGGCTAAGCACTTTGGTAGAATCGGTCGAACTGCTGATTCGCCTCATCATGTGCGATAACAAGGAGCTCCTGGAAGCTGGCTACCCGGAGCACTTCTTTCAAATAAGCCAATCCAACGCCATATCCCTCAAGAGTTGGTTTCTCGAGGTCACCGAGCAGATGCCTTTGGGATACTGCGAAAATTCCGAAAAG
- the LOC119557929 gene encoding uncharacterized protein LOC119557929 isoform X1, giving the protein MCIIKKKNKSVTRTQSLQPNQMEELAMNHMVRPQGFSLEELRQTLGHSIIRGQCYFIYGTTNILEVIAGFNELLNREEIEFGAEHLAPVYVTGMMVYLLHHEDLAATQVKRTLFLQRCFDYMACTEETHIHQVCICMLSLLNANNSSIMLNLIHCCRVASPLSTMARVVGNCLLWAMLDHLSDLGLDSHRLRPAGTLLLVVAVVNPRTYVQSYLHALHLVVRLISSLLLVGPLGGHGQQLCQEAGVPGDLMKLAKEDSSILVRWLIVIVEELRPQMVQNEDLGHLHERLVLLEAICELMQLLHGHLVKCHQEKPELTLN; this is encoded by the exons ATGtgcataattaaaaaaaaaaataaaagcgtAACACGCACACAAAG TTTGCAACCAAATCAAATGGAGGAACTCGCCATGAATCATATGGTGCGGCCCCAGGGCTTCAGTTTGGAAGAACTGCGTCAGACCTTGGGTCACTCCATCATTCGGGGACAATGCTATTTTATCTATGGCACCACCAATATACTGGAG GTAATTGCAGGGTTCAATGAACTGCTCAACCGGGAGGAGATTGAGTTCGGAGCGGAGCACCTGGCTCCGGTTTATGTGACCGGTATGATGGTTTATCTACTGCATCACGAGGATCTGGCGGCCACCCAGGTGAAGAGAACCCTCTTCCTGCAGAGATGCTTCGATTATATGGCCTGCACCGAGGAAACCCAT ATCCACCAGGTGTGCATTTGTATGCTGAGCCTATTGAATGCCAACAATTCGAGCATAATGCTCAATTTGATCCATTGCTGCCGCGTGGCCAGTCCCCTGAGCACGATGGCCCGCGTGGTGGGCAACTGCCTGCTCTGGGCCATGTTGGATCACCTCTCGGATTTGGGCCTGGACTCGCACCGTTTGCGCCCGGCTGGGACTCTACTCCTCGTCGTCGCGGTGGTGAATCCCCGTACCTACGTGCAGTCCTATCTGCATGCCCTGCATCTGGTGGTCCGCCTGATATCCAGTCTCCTGCTGGTTGGACCCCTCGGTGGACATGGCCAGCAGCTCTGCCAGGAGGCTGGTGTGCCGGGTGACCTGATGAAACTGGCCAAGGAGGACTCCTCGATTCTGGTACGCTGGCTAATCGTTATCGTTGAGGAATTGCGTCCCCAAATGGTGCAGAACGAGGATTTGGGGCACCTGCATGAGCGTCTGGTGCTCTTGGAGGCCATATGTGAGCTTATGCAACTCCTGCATGGCCATTTGGTCAAGTGCCACCAAGAAAAACCCGAACTGACCCTAAATTAG
- the LOC119557929 gene encoding uncharacterized protein LOC119557929 isoform X2: protein MEELAMNHMVRPQGFSLEELRQTLGHSIIRGQCYFIYGTTNILEVIAGFNELLNREEIEFGAEHLAPVYVTGMMVYLLHHEDLAATQVKRTLFLQRCFDYMACTEETHIHQVCICMLSLLNANNSSIMLNLIHCCRVASPLSTMARVVGNCLLWAMLDHLSDLGLDSHRLRPAGTLLLVVAVVNPRTYVQSYLHALHLVVRLISSLLLVGPLGGHGQQLCQEAGVPGDLMKLAKEDSSILVRWLIVIVEELRPQMVQNEDLGHLHERLVLLEAICELMQLLHGHLVKCHQEKPELTLN, encoded by the exons ATGGAGGAACTCGCCATGAATCATATGGTGCGGCCCCAGGGCTTCAGTTTGGAAGAACTGCGTCAGACCTTGGGTCACTCCATCATTCGGGGACAATGCTATTTTATCTATGGCACCACCAATATACTGGAG GTAATTGCAGGGTTCAATGAACTGCTCAACCGGGAGGAGATTGAGTTCGGAGCGGAGCACCTGGCTCCGGTTTATGTGACCGGTATGATGGTTTATCTACTGCATCACGAGGATCTGGCGGCCACCCAGGTGAAGAGAACCCTCTTCCTGCAGAGATGCTTCGATTATATGGCCTGCACCGAGGAAACCCAT ATCCACCAGGTGTGCATTTGTATGCTGAGCCTATTGAATGCCAACAATTCGAGCATAATGCTCAATTTGATCCATTGCTGCCGCGTGGCCAGTCCCCTGAGCACGATGGCCCGCGTGGTGGGCAACTGCCTGCTCTGGGCCATGTTGGATCACCTCTCGGATTTGGGCCTGGACTCGCACCGTTTGCGCCCGGCTGGGACTCTACTCCTCGTCGTCGCGGTGGTGAATCCCCGTACCTACGTGCAGTCCTATCTGCATGCCCTGCATCTGGTGGTCCGCCTGATATCCAGTCTCCTGCTGGTTGGACCCCTCGGTGGACATGGCCAGCAGCTCTGCCAGGAGGCTGGTGTGCCGGGTGACCTGATGAAACTGGCCAAGGAGGACTCCTCGATTCTGGTACGCTGGCTAATCGTTATCGTTGAGGAATTGCGTCCCCAAATGGTGCAGAACGAGGATTTGGGGCACCTGCATGAGCGTCTGGTGCTCTTGGAGGCCATATGTGAGCTTATGCAACTCCTGCATGGCCATTTGGTCAAGTGCCACCAAGAAAAACCCGAACTGACCCTAAATTAG
- the LOC119557930 gene encoding uncharacterized protein LOC119557930 translates to MSGKDDRSKEKRRNMKQYNHHHKKDQGRSTTSSGSPPPTSRRSMVDVADSSDEPRFPRRGNWQSGGGGGGVGAGRSSLAPQRNRDLLETLPSDTDDVEQLGLDGAPIDENARAQLRAGDFQQLAQFPTLGGGHFTFGSEREWANVAEGQTKLHTKAASGYFTLNLTRLNAGLQTIPFYKRMDYPASMFTRAQIVAQEEAAERAEAVYQQHILKDSNGGGPKSRVASAKSNKEAAPAAAEKPAAAIPSAEPDELDELLAMTNKQLDMGSGIGPITMPMPMPMVQPATPSSAASKNEVEQWLDSVLDE, encoded by the exons ATGTCCGGCAAGGACGATCGATCCAAGGA GAAGCGCAGGAACATGAAGCAGTACAATCATCATCACAAAAAGGATCAAGGACGATCCACCACCTCGTCGGGCTCCCCACCGCCCACCTCGCGTCGCAGCATGGTGGATGTGGCCGACTCCAGCGATGAGCCAAGGTTCCCCAGGCGTGGCAATTGGCAATCCGGTGGCGGCGGTGGAGGCGTAGGCGCAGGTCGCTCTTCGTTGGCCCCCCAAAGGAACCGGGATCTGCTGGAAACCCTGCCCAGCGACACTGACGATGTGGAGCAGCTGGGCCTGGATGGCGCACCCATCGATGAGAATGCCCGTGCCCAACTGCGTGCAGGTGACTTCCAGCAGTTGGCCCAGTTTCCCACTCTCGGCGGCGGGCACTTCACCTTCGGTTCGGAACGGGAGTGGGCCAACGTGGCCGAGGGCCAGACCAAGCTGCACACCAAGGCCGCCAGTGGCTACTTTACCCTGAACCTAACCCGCCTTAATGCGGGCCTGCAAACGATTCCCTTTTACAAGCGCATGGATTATCCCGCGTCCATGTTCACAAGGGCGCAGATCGTGGCCCAGGAGGAGGCCGCCGAAAGAGCCGAGGCTGTTTACCAGCAGCACATCCTAAAGGATTCCAATGGCGGCGGCCCCAAATCCCGAGTGGCCTCAGCTAAATCGAACAAGGAGGCAGCACCTGCAGCGGCGGAGAAACCAGCTGCAGCTATCCCCTCTGCTGAACCCGATGAACTCGACGAGCTCCTGGCCATGACCAACAAGCAACTTGATATGGGCTCTGGGATAGGGCCCATCACCATGCCCATGCCCATGCCCATGGTGCAGCCGGCCACTCCTTCCTCGGCGGCCAGCAAGAACGAAGTGGAGCAGTGGCTGGACTCCGTTTTGGATGAGTAA
- the LOC119556510 gene encoding putative glutathione-specific gamma-glutamylcyclotransferase 2: protein MLGFLQALQGSGSGAEQLPGDIYTEFFADILQAARENGCKPEDQEKTQGFYMLRSFDTENSNQLEPPAASDEDAWIFGYGSLVWKADFPYIDRRRGFVWGFKRRFYQHSIDHRGIPERPGRVVTLLPGDPDQDRVYGVAYRIAASQKGAVLDHLDYREKNGYERCSLEFHEYSNTTAGGGGKPIQVIMYVATQANDSYAGHVWQVPCIAKQIFSSAGPSGPNREYLFNLATAMDQLFPGAVDEHLEELVACVRRYIAEDEPELMRHALLQEIAGILKEEQLAEQAQRLEELLERCQQPGGREWLLHGALQPKREA from the coding sequence ATGTTGGGCTTTCTGCAGGCACTGCAAGGCAGCGGATCCGGGGCGGAGCAACTGCCCGGCGACATATACACCGAGTTCTTCGCGGACATCCTGCAGGCGGCCAGGGAAAATGGATGCAAGCCGGAGGATCAGGAAAAAACGCAGGGATTCTACATGCTGCGCAGCTTCGACACGGAGAACAGCAATCAATTGGAGCCGCCGGCGGCCTCGGATGAGGATGCCTGGATCTTTGGCTACGGGTCGCTGGTGTGGAAGGCGGATTTTCCGTACATAGACCGCCGGCGCGGATTTGTTTGGGGCTTCAAGCGCCGCTTTTACCAGCACAGCATCGATCATCGTGGAATTCCAGAACGTCCTGGTCGCGTGGTCACTCTACTGCCGGGCGATCCTGACCAGGATCGCGTCTATGGCGTGGCATATCGCATTGCCGCGAGTCAAAAGGGCGCTGTGCTGGATCATCTGGATTACAGGGAGAAGAATGGCTACGAGCGTTGCAGCTTGGAGTTCCACGAGTATTCGAATACCACCGCTGGCGGTGGCGGCAAACCCATCCAGGTGATCATGTACGTGGCCACGCAGGCGAACGACTCGTATGCCGGCCATGTCTGGCAAGTGCCCTGCATCGCGAAGCAAATCTTCAGCTCTGCTGGACCCAGCGGACCCAATCGCGAGTACCTGTTCAATCTGGCCACCGCCATGGATCAGCTCTTTCCCGGTGCCGTGGACGAGCACTTGGAGGAGCTGGTGGCCTGCGTGAGGCGTTACATTGCCGAGGATGAGCCCGAGCTGATGCGGCATGCCCTGTTGCAAGAGATCGCCGGGATTCTAAAGGAGGAGCAGCTGGCCGAGCAGGCTCAGCGTCTGGAGGAGCTGCTGGAACGATGCCAGCAGCCTGGCGGACGCGAGTGGCTGCTCCACGGGGCTCTGCAGCCCAAGAGAGAGGCGTGA